The genomic DNA GAAGGATCTACCATGTCAGCGACGAGGCGTACGAATATTTCACGTACGACGGCGCCCGGCACTTCTCCCCCGGATCCCTCGGCGGGGAGCACGTGATCTCCCTCTACAGCCTCTCCAAGGCGTACGGGATGGCGAGCTGGCGGGTCGGGTTCCTCGTGGCGCCGGAGCACCTGCACCGCGACCTCATGAAGATCCAGGACACGGTCGTCGTCAGCGGGTCGGCGATTTCCCAGTTCGTCGGCCTGCGCGCGATGCGCGAAGGGCGGGGATATTGCGCGGCGCACCTCCCTTCCCTCGCGAGGGTGCGGGATGAGGTCCTTGCTCGCCTCTCGGCACACCCCGACCTGGTGGAGGTTCCCCCCGCGTCGGGCGCCTTCTACCTGTTCGTGAAAGTGAATACCGTGATGAGCGCCGTCGCCCTTTCGGAACGATTGGTGCGGGAACACCGGGTCGCCGTCATCCCCGGGGAGACGTTCGGCGTGACGCGGGGGTGCTGGCTGCGGATCGCCTATGGAAGCCTGCGGAAGGAGACCGTCATCCTGGGGATCGACCGGCTGATCACGGGCTTGCGGTCGATCCTCGGGCGGTAAGCGACACCGCCCTCCCGGGGCGGTTGACCATCCACACCCCGAGGAGCATCAACGCGCCGCCCGCCCCCTGCAGCGCCGTGGGACGTTCGCCGAGCAGCGCCGCGGCGATCAGCAGGGCGAAGACGGGCGCGAGGAACATGAACGACGTCGTCGGCCCCGACCCGATCGCCCGGATCCCCTCCATCCACAGGATGTACGCGATCACCGTTGGGAAGATCACGACGTACGCCAGGACGATCCAGAAGCGGCCCGTGAGCTGCCCCCACGGCACGGCGACCAGCTTGGGGGAGGAGACCAGGAGCAGGACAAGGCTGCCGAGGAAGATCGTCCAAGCGGCCGTCGGCATCGCGCCGATCCGCACCGACAGCGGACGCGACAGGATGGAGGTCGCCGCCCAGCACATCGCGGCCCCGACGAGCGCCGCGTCCCCCCACACCCGGCCCCCCTGCCCCGCCGTGTGGAGGAGAACATCCCCGAAGAAGAGAACCGCCCCCGCGAGCGAAACGGCGAGCCCCGCGATCCGGCCGAAGCGGACTCCCTCGCCGAGGAAGAGCATGCCGGCCATCGCGGTGAAGACGGGAGACATGGTCGGTATGATGATCCCCGCGTCGGAGGCGGGCGCAAGGGAGAGCCCACGGAAGAAGAGGGTGTTGAACCCCGTGACGCCCACCAGGGCGACGACGGCCAGGCGGCCCCAGTCGGCCCGCGCGGGGACCGGCTTCGCCGACCGGCGGAAGAGGATCGCCATCATCAGCAGGGAGCCGAAGCCGAACCGGAGGGCGGCCCCCACCTCCGGCGGCACCTCGAGGACGAGCATCTTCGACGTGGCGAAGGCGCTCCCCCAGAAGACCATCGTGAGGAAGAGCCCGGCGTAGACGCGCGCGTGCGGACGCGCCGCCGTTTCAACACCTTCGCCGCCCATCCCCGGACTATACACCAACCCCGAAGATCACCGCCGGTTCCCTCCGGGAGATTCCCGTTCCGAAAACACGGAAGCCCCGGTCGGTTCGACCGGGGCTTCCGTGGGTACCGCTTTGGAACGAGACGTCGCCGAACCCGGCGTTTCTACCAGGTCTCGTTCCCGTGGCAAGACGGGGAACACGATCCCGAGGCCGGATTGTAGTTCCCGGCGGTGATGAAGGTCCCCGTGCCCCCGATGGTTCCGGATGCCGGTCCTTCCAT from Deltaproteobacteria bacterium CG2_30_66_27 includes the following:
- a CDS encoding aspartate aminotransferase (catalyzes the formation of oxalozcetate and L-glutamate from L-aspartate and 2-oxoglutarate), whose product is MKPGRFAPSSRAAGVQPPIIPIVAGWIAETPGTISLGQGVVHYGPPAAALAAIPEFLAAVPHHQYIPDAGLPDLRKAFEEKLRAENGIDAPFERGIYVTVGANQAFLNAVLAICDPGDEVILLSPYYFNHEMAITLASAVPVPVPVDERLQPDLPAIAAAITGRTRAIVTVSPNNPTGAVYPRETLAAIHRLCAERRIYHVSDEAYEYFTYDGARHFSPGSLGGEHVISLYSLSKAYGMASWRVGFLVAPEHLHRDLMKIQDTVVVSGSAISQFVGLRAMREGRGYCAAHLPSLARVRDEVLARLSAHPDLVEVPPASGAFYLFVKVNTVMSAVALSERLVREHRVAVIPGETFGVTRGCWLRIAYGSLRKETVILGIDRLITGLRSILGR